In Penicillium oxalicum strain HP7-1 chromosome VII, whole genome shotgun sequence, one DNA window encodes the following:
- a CDS encoding pH-response regulator protein palI/RIM9, which translates to MLLKPATPLTILLFVAFALLLLSCLSTPIIKGIPLATFKNVDYGVFGYCQGNQCTKIHVGYTGNNIDSTGSDFNLPSSTRKSLSSILIVHPVAAFLTLVCLCLAGAAHFHGPSHSPRYLLALLILLLPTLLVTLLAFLVDILLFVPHLRWGGWIVLASTIILVSCGVVTCAMRRTLVSRKARKRRIAENAEMSGENYYNRQNAAAAAVATVPMVAETKEPAMSTSPTPDSGPTFASFRTDTRTSDDDRTPLNEYQNVPGPQDALPSGNPYPDGHGSPYRPQEAPSMLPSGPYGHPQMMRNPSDPRLRPQYSDGSMGSRRGGGPPGFIPRGRGGYPPRGGYGRGGPYGGPPRGPPGGRGGYMGGPMPPRGRGGMMPGRGGPRAAPGYSAGLNRSVDSYGRPTDGYFPPGPGSGGPMRAPSPGAIGMAVSPESVGHAIEMQPQTRRPEAYGSDPSLPNDPSPHALSVDGAHAPLESPSSVYTPTESYVPPRAEWNMSPRPPQPPVHHTGQGSTNYYEDVDPRFAQRPSPQPSSSLPPSLTPGSGHF; encoded by the exons ATGTTGCTCAAACCCGCGACACCGCTGACCATCTTGCTCTTCGTCGCATTTGCCCTCTTGCTGTTATCATGCCTCTCCACCCCCATCATCAAGGGCATTCCCCTGGCCACCTTTAAAAACGTTGACTATGGTGTCTTTGGATACTGCCAGGGCAATCAATGCACCAAGATCCACGTGGGATATACTGGGA ATAACATTGACAGCACCGGCAGCGACTTCAATCTGCCCTCTAGCACTCGAAAGTCCCTTTCGTCCATCCTCATCGTTCACCCCGTCGCGGCTTTCCTCACTCTGGTGTGCCTTTGTCTTGCGGGAGCTGCGCACTTCCACGGGCCCTCCCATTCGCCACGATATCTGCTGGCGCTCTTGATCTTGCTGTTGCCTACCCTTTTGGTGACACTGCTCGCTTTCCTCGTCGATATTCTGCTGTTTGTGCCACATTTACGATGGGGGGGATGGATAGTCTTGGCGTCCACCATCATCCTAGTCTCCTGCGGAGTCGTGACCTGTGCCATGCGCCGCACGCTTGTCAGTCGAAAGGCGCGAAAGCGTCGCATTGCTGAGAATGCAGAGATGAGTGGTGAAAACTACTACAACCGCCAGAACGCAGCTGCCGCGGCTGTAGCTACGGTGCCCATGGTGGCCGAGACCAAAGAACCCGCCATGTCGACCTCCCCGACCCCTGATTCCGGTCCAACATTCGCCTCCTTCCGTACCGACACCCGGACGAGTGACGACGATCGCACTCCCCTGAATGAGTATCAAAACGTGCCCGGTCCGCAGGACGCACTGCCATCTGGTAATCCGTATCCCGATGGCCACGGTTCTCCGTACCGTCCGCAAGAGGCGCCAAGCATGCTCCCGTCGGGTCCTTACGGCCATCCGCAAATGATGCGCAATCCATCCGACCCTCGATTACGACCCCAGTACTCGGACGGTAGTATGGGCTCCCGGCGTGGGGGCGGTCCCCCTGGCTTTATTCCGCGCGGTCGAGGAGGATACCCGCCTCGGGGAGGATATGGTCGGGGTGGTCCCTATGGGGGACCGCCCAGAGGTCCTCCCGGTGGCCGAGGTGGCTACATGGGAGGGCCAATGCCACCGCGCGGTCGAGGTGGGATGATGCCTGGCCGTGGAGGACCACGTGCTGCCCCGGGGTACTCGGCTGGTCTCAACCGCAGTGTTGATTCGTATGGGCGGCCGACAGATGGTTACTTCCCACCAGGGCCAGGGTCGGGCGGTCCTATGCGCGCACCTTCTCCGGGGGCTATCGGCATGGCTGTGTCGCCCGAATCAGTGGGGCATGCCATTGAGATGCAGCCTCAAACGCGCCGGCCAGAGGCATATGGCTCAGATCCATCATTACCCAATGATCCCTCGCCTCACGCCCTTTCCGTAGATGGTGCCCACGCTCCGCTAGAGAGTCCGTCTAGCGTCTATACCCCTACTGA GTCCTACGTGCCACCTCGAGCAGAGTGGAACATGTCGCCACGGCCACCCCAACCGCCTGTGCACCACACCGGTCAAGGCTCTACCAACTACTATGAAGATGTTGATCCTCGTTTTGCCCAACGGCCTTCGCCGCAGCCTTCGTCATCGCTTCCGCCCTCTTTGACACCCGGAAGTGGTCATT TCTAA